In the genome of Bacteroidales bacterium, the window AAACTTGGCTTTGAGAACCCACTTGAAGAGGCTCGTTTTTTAGGAGCAACACTAGACGGACTCAGCTTAAATTACATTCTTGATCCTGAAAATTTCCCAAAAGAATATTGTATAAAACGTTTAAAATCAATCTATAACTTACCATAATATAATGAAGTATAAAATTTATATAGCACTTACAGCTTTTCTAATTTTTCAGTTGGGAGCATTTTCTCAAACCGATGAAAGAGCCAAAGAAATCGTGCGAAAAGCACAAAGCATTATGCTAGGGAAAAACAGCAGTTCCACCATGACCATGAACATTATCCGGCCCGAATGGAGCCGGTCGGTTAGCATGCAAACTTGGTCGATGGGAACAGATTATTACATTATTTATGTTACTGCCCCTGCTCGCGACAAAGGACAAGTTTTTCTTAAACGTGAAAAAAATATGTGGAACTGGATGCCACGCATTGGGCGTATGATCAAAATTCCGCCCAGCATGATGATGAGTTCTTGGATGGGTTCCGATTTTAATAACGATGAACTGATGAAAGAAAATTCACTGGTAGTGGATTATACCCACA includes:
- a CDS encoding outer membrane lipoprotein-sorting protein; this encodes MKYKIYIALTAFLIFQLGAFSQTDERAKEIVRKAQSIMLGKNSSSTMTMNIIRPEWSRSVSMQTWSMGTDYYIIYVTAPARDKGQVFLKREKNMWNWMPRIGRMIKIPPSMMMSSWMGSDFNNDELMKENSLVVDYTHKIVGEETIDGYACYKIELLPLPQAPVVWSKVFLWISKEHDFALRSELYGKNDELVNLQLSSEIKMMDGRLLPSKMVMKPVQKPGHQTVLLIEKINFDDPKISAKMFSQQMMKQIRPNQ